Proteins from a genomic interval of Acidobacteriota bacterium:
- the nrfD gene encoding polysulfide reductase NrfD, protein MTGPAAGARASILESLKPPPVLEGPVRIGDLDDQLLTPVGRRPPLAWFIAFGVTSTAALLGIVLILYTIATGIGVWGNNIPVAWAFDIINFVFWVGIGHAGTLISAILLLFRARWRNSISRFAEAMTIFAVICATLFPLIHVGRPWLAFWLAPYPNQRGMWPNFRSPLLWDVFAVNTYFLISLLFWYIGLIPDLASLRDRTAPGVRRFVYSVLSLGWRGASSHWHHYERAYLVIAGLATGLVLSVHSVVSFDFAVSLVPGWHMTIFPPYFVAGAVFAGFAMVVMAMVVVRSTMHLEHLITAYHLDMMNRVILTCSCLMGYAYLLEGFTAWYSMNPSIHHTFRQYIGGTYGLAGWITIACNVAIPQLLWLRRFRRSIPGMVFVSLAVTVGMWFERFVIIVSSLHQDFLSSSWHVYRPTLVDYGILVGSFGLFFTLVLLFARVLPVIATTEMKMVLPGAQPRSGKEER, encoded by the coding sequence ATGACGGGACCGGCGGCGGGCGCGCGCGCGTCGATCCTGGAGTCCCTGAAGCCCCCCCCGGTGCTCGAGGGCCCGGTCCGCATCGGGGACCTCGACGACCAGCTGCTCACCCCCGTGGGCCGGCGCCCCCCGCTTGCCTGGTTCATCGCCTTCGGCGTCACCTCGACGGCGGCGCTCCTGGGGATCGTCCTCATCCTCTACACGATCGCCACCGGGATCGGGGTCTGGGGGAACAACATCCCGGTCGCCTGGGCGTTCGACATCATCAATTTCGTGTTCTGGGTCGGGATCGGCCACGCCGGCACCCTGATATCGGCCATCCTCCTCCTCTTCCGCGCCCGCTGGCGCAACTCGATTTCGCGCTTCGCCGAGGCGATGACGATCTTCGCGGTGATCTGCGCCACCCTCTTCCCCCTCATCCACGTGGGGCGGCCGTGGCTCGCGTTCTGGCTCGCCCCCTACCCCAACCAGCGCGGGATGTGGCCCAACTTCCGCTCCCCCCTCCTCTGGGACGTTTTCGCCGTCAACACCTACTTCCTCATCTCCCTCCTCTTCTGGTACATCGGCCTCATCCCCGACCTGGCCTCGCTCCGGGACCGGACCGCGCCCGGCGTCCGCCGCTTCGTCTATTCCGTGCTCTCCCTCGGGTGGCGCGGGGCTTCCTCGCACTGGCACCATTACGAGCGGGCCTACCTCGTCATCGCCGGCCTGGCCACCGGCCTGGTCCTCTCCGTGCACAGCGTGGTTTCCTTCGATTTCGCCGTTTCCCTGGTGCCCGGCTGGCACATGACCATCTTCCCCCCCTATTTCGTGGCGGGCGCCGTCTTCGCCGGCTTCGCCATGGTGGTCATGGCCATGGTCGTGGTGCGCTCCACCATGCACCTCGAGCACCTCATCACCGCCTACCACCTCGACATGATGAACCGGGTGATCCTCACCTGCTCCTGCCTGATGGGGTACGCCTACCTCCTCGAGGGGTTCACCGCCTGGTACAGCATGAACCCGAGCATCCATCACACCTTCAGGCAGTACATCGGCGGGACCTACGGCCTGGCGGGCTGGATCACCATCGCCTGCAACGTCGCCATCCCCCAGCTCCTCTGGCTGCGCCGGTTCCGCCGCAGCATCCCGGGGATGGTCTTCGTCTCCCTGGCGGTGACCGTCGGGATGTGGTTCGAGCGCTTCGTCATCATCGTCAGCTCGCTGCACCAGGACTTCCTCTCCTCCTCGTGGCACGTCTACCGCCCGACGCTGGTGGACTACGGCATCCTCGTGGGGTCGTTCGGCCTCTTCTTCACCCTGGTGCTGCTGTTTGCCCGGGTGCTCCCCGTGATCGCCACCACGGAGATGAAAATGGTTCTGCCCGGGGCCCAGCCCCGTTCCGGGAAGGAGGAGCGATGA
- a CDS encoding cytochrome c, which translates to MIERYLDREELRRLLAALAVVLAGLSVAALFAILVVPGMRSAAKPATEAAVRPVAGNSGWLDPTEFPPARGRVIPPVDPDSLMEPTPELRARGEELYAAQCVTCHGPRGEGDGPAAGTMNPRPRNLAGSEGWVHGRHLPGLFRTLEEGIPKTSMTPYDFLSRKDRMALAHHVLALGGAPAEPADPAAVEALGGALASAGERVPNRIPVSLAMARLEAEFGAAEGGNPPIDLSVPGGELLGRVVADPSRASLVLARSDRWRGSEADLAEFLLPGVPGNGFAPRLATLTTEEWERLHRELLRRLASGPGGVK; encoded by the coding sequence ATGATCGAGCGATACCTGGACCGGGAGGAACTCCGGCGGCTGCTCGCGGCCCTGGCCGTCGTGCTGGCGGGGCTGTCGGTGGCCGCGCTCTTCGCCATCCTCGTCGTGCCCGGGATGCGCAGCGCCGCCAAACCCGCGACCGAGGCGGCGGTGCGTCCGGTCGCCGGAAATTCGGGCTGGCTCGATCCCACCGAATTCCCCCCGGCCCGGGGGAGGGTCATCCCCCCCGTCGATCCCGACTCCCTGATGGAGCCGACGCCCGAACTGCGCGCGCGCGGAGAGGAGCTCTACGCCGCCCAATGCGTCACCTGTCACGGCCCGCGCGGGGAGGGGGACGGGCCGGCCGCCGGAACGATGAACCCGCGCCCGCGCAACCTCGCGGGGTCGGAAGGTTGGGTCCACGGACGTCATCTTCCCGGCCTTTTCCGGACGCTGGAGGAGGGGATCCCGAAGACGTCGATGACGCCCTACGATTTCCTCTCCCGGAAGGACCGCATGGCCCTTGCCCACCATGTCCTGGCGCTCGGAGGCGCGCCGGCCGAACCGGCCGACCCCGCGGCGGTCGAGGCGCTCGGGGGGGCGCTCGCCTCGGCGGGGGAGCGGGTGCCGAACCGGATCCCGGTCAGCCTGGCGATGGCGCGGCTTGAGGCCGAATTCGGGGCTGCGGAGGGCGGGAACCCGCCGATCGACCTTTCGGTCCCCGGGGGGGAGCTCCTCGGGCGGGTGGTGGCCGACCCGTCCCGGGCTTCCCTGGTCCTCGCGCGCTCCGACCGGTGGCGGGGGAGCGAGGCCGATCTCGCGGAGTTTCTGCTCCCCGGGGTTCCGGGCAACGGGTTTGCGCCCCGCCTGGCCACTCTGACGACGGAGGAGTGGGAGCGCCTCCACCGGGAACTGCTGCGACGGCTCGCGTCCGGGCCGGGGGGTGTGAAATAA
- a CDS encoding quinol:cytochrome C oxidoreductase: MTMTAAALGLAGVAAAFFLCERERFWINWVLWFLFLLTTGLGSLFLVALEHVVGARWSVPLRRVPETIAGLVPPMGGAALVGLLSLGTLYPWASAEGLRDPLVAGKSAWLNEPFFALRVAACVLLWTVSYAVLVRGSRRQDKTGDPRFNRRARRFAPLFMVILGLTVTVTAFDWISSLEPVWYSDIFGVYVFAGAFLAGLAATTLFTLHLREVGRLAGVGPDHLHNLGGFLFAFTVFWAYIGFAQYLLMWYANIPEEVFWYGERLHGAWGGMLLALALLHFLVPFLVLIPRDAKSRPRLLFGVSLLMLAMHWLDLYWMLFPSVAGAPLFGWPELAFALLFLSGGVWRVRRLMGRGEAMPVGDPFLREGLEFRL; the protein is encoded by the coding sequence GTGACGATGACGGCGGCCGCCCTGGGGCTCGCGGGGGTGGCCGCGGCCTTCTTCCTCTGCGAGCGGGAGCGGTTCTGGATCAACTGGGTCCTCTGGTTCCTGTTCCTGCTCACGACGGGGCTCGGGAGCCTCTTCCTGGTGGCCCTGGAGCACGTGGTGGGGGCGCGCTGGAGCGTGCCGCTGCGGCGGGTGCCGGAGACGATCGCGGGCCTGGTCCCGCCGATGGGGGGGGCGGCGCTCGTGGGCCTGCTCTCGCTCGGGACCCTCTACCCCTGGGCGTCGGCCGAGGGGCTCCGCGATCCCCTGGTCGCGGGGAAGAGCGCGTGGCTCAACGAACCGTTTTTCGCCCTCCGGGTCGCGGCCTGCGTCCTCCTCTGGACGGTCTCCTACGCGGTCCTGGTGCGCGGGTCGCGGCGTCAGGACAAGACGGGGGACCCCAGGTTCAACCGCCGCGCCCGCCGCTTCGCCCCCCTCTTCATGGTGATCCTGGGGCTCACCGTCACGGTGACGGCCTTCGACTGGATCTCGAGCCTCGAGCCGGTGTGGTACAGCGACATCTTCGGGGTGTATGTCTTCGCCGGCGCCTTCCTCGCCGGGCTGGCGGCCACCACCCTCTTCACCCTTCACCTGAGGGAGGTGGGGCGGCTCGCCGGCGTCGGGCCGGACCACCTTCACAATCTCGGCGGGTTCCTCTTCGCCTTCACGGTGTTCTGGGCCTACATCGGCTTCGCGCAGTACCTGCTCATGTGGTACGCCAACATCCCCGAGGAGGTCTTCTGGTACGGGGAACGCCTCCACGGCGCCTGGGGGGGGATGCTGCTGGCCCTGGCGCTGCTCCATTTCCTGGTGCCGTTCCTGGTCCTGATCCCGCGTGACGCCAAGAGCCGTCCCCGGCTCCTCTTCGGGGTTTCGCTCCTCATGCTGGCCATGCACTGGCTCGACCTCTACTGGATGCTCTTCCCCTCCGTCGCGGGGGCGCCTCTTTTCGGCTGGCCCGAACTTGCCTTCGCCCTGCTCTTTCTCTCCGGGGGGGTCTGGCGGGTGCGCCGCCTGATGGGGCGCGGCGAGGCGATGCCGGTCGGCGACCCCTTCCTGCGCGAAGGCCTGGAGTTCCGGCTATGA
- a CDS encoding DUF3341 domain-containing protein, with the protein MNPAQGPFSVLGLFDTPDALLEAIGKVKGRTGHRLEAYTPYPVHGLDRALGYRKSPIGGMVFVMGLIGALSALVLELWTSGRDYPLVTAGKPVFSWEAFVPILFEITVLFAALTAGLGMLLLLNRLPGLGHPMLRSRSMALLTRDRFGLAVESAGEPLDAQALALLLEEAGAAAVEVVERPPAPGPASPKLLAATLGAILLACLAAAGTTYWGIKLFPRLIPMVHMLDQPRLDPQSGNPFFADGSGMRPPVAGTVSQGAPPGPLPNEEEASRLVNPLPGSAAVFRRGRAVYDTHCAVCHGLLGNGEGFLTDAYGASPTRLTAGAGRELSDGAIYHVIVTGKNAMPPYSSDLAEEERWAAVHYVRVLERALNALDTDFEGGAR; encoded by the coding sequence ATGAATCCCGCGCAGGGGCCCTTCTCGGTCCTGGGCCTGTTCGACACCCCCGACGCGCTCCTCGAGGCGATCGGGAAGGTGAAGGGGAGGACGGGCCACCGCCTGGAGGCCTACACCCCCTACCCCGTGCACGGCCTCGACCGGGCGCTGGGCTACCGGAAATCCCCGATCGGGGGGATGGTGTTCGTCATGGGCCTCATCGGGGCGCTTTCGGCCCTGGTGCTCGAGCTCTGGACCAGCGGGCGGGACTACCCGCTGGTGACGGCGGGCAAGCCGGTGTTTTCCTGGGAGGCCTTCGTCCCGATCCTGTTCGAGATCACCGTCCTGTTCGCCGCCCTCACCGCGGGACTGGGGATGCTGCTGCTGCTCAACCGCCTGCCCGGGCTCGGACACCCCATGCTCCGCTCGAGGTCGATGGCGCTCTTGACCCGGGACCGGTTCGGCCTGGCGGTGGAATCGGCCGGGGAACCGCTCGACGCGCAGGCGCTCGCCCTCCTCCTCGAGGAGGCGGGGGCCGCGGCGGTCGAGGTGGTGGAGCGCCCTCCCGCGCCCGGTCCCGCTTCCCCGAAACTCCTGGCGGCCACGCTCGGGGCCATCCTCCTGGCGTGCCTCGCCGCGGCGGGGACGACCTACTGGGGGATCAAGCTCTTTCCCCGCCTGATCCCCATGGTGCACATGCTCGATCAGCCGCGGCTCGACCCGCAGTCGGGGAACCCGTTTTTTGCGGACGGTTCCGGTATGCGGCCCCCGGTGGCGGGCACCGTCAGCCAGGGGGCGCCTCCCGGGCCGCTCCCGAACGAGGAGGAGGCCTCGCGGCTGGTGAACCCGCTGCCGGGGAGCGCCGCGGTCTTCCGGCGGGGACGCGCGGTCTACGACACCCACTGCGCCGTATGCCACGGCCTCCTGGGGAACGGGGAGGGTTTCCTCACGGACGCTTACGGGGCCAGTCCGACCCGTCTCACGGCCGGGGCCGGGCGGGAACTCTCCGACGGCGCGATCTATCACGTCATCGTCACCGGCAAGAACGCCATGCCCCCCTACTCGTCCGATCTCGCCGAGGAGGAGCGCTGGGCGGCGGTGCATTATGTCCGGGTGCTCGAGCGGGCGCTCAACGCGCTCGACACCGATTTCGAGGGGGGGGCGCGGTGA
- a CDS encoding SCO family protein has protein sequence MRKTAVLLVPCLLWMLSVPAGRGQVEEGGEVGIDEKLGALVALDVPLRDESGAEVTLGQFVGRPVILIFNYFSCPGICPTMLNNMVSVVNRLEAEPGKDYDIVAVSFDPADTPALAREKKANYLNRMRRPFPPGAWRFLTGTGGNTRKVADSAGYRYLRQGEMFAHPGAIILLTPDGVISRYIYGTSYVPADVEMAIREAAGGRVRPTISRVLAFCYTYDPEGRTYVLSVTRLAGGIILLLAALFVVLILRRSRRGKRSASRGGDSE, from the coding sequence ATGAGGAAGACGGCGGTGTTGCTGGTGCCGTGCCTGCTGTGGATGCTGAGCGTCCCGGCCGGTCGCGGCCAGGTGGAGGAGGGGGGCGAGGTCGGCATCGACGAGAAGCTCGGCGCCCTCGTCGCCCTGGACGTGCCGCTCCGGGACGAAAGCGGCGCGGAGGTCACGCTCGGGCAGTTCGTCGGGCGGCCGGTGATCCTGATCTTCAACTATTTCAGCTGTCCCGGGATCTGTCCCACGATGCTCAACAACATGGTCAGCGTGGTGAACCGGCTCGAGGCGGAGCCGGGGAAGGATTACGACATCGTCGCCGTCAGCTTCGACCCCGCCGATACCCCCGCGCTGGCACGCGAGAAGAAGGCCAACTACCTGAACCGGATGCGCCGCCCTTTCCCCCCGGGAGCCTGGCGCTTCCTGACCGGCACGGGCGGGAACACCCGGAAGGTGGCCGATTCGGCCGGTTACCGATACCTGCGGCAGGGGGAGATGTTCGCCCACCCGGGCGCCATCATCCTGCTGACGCCCGACGGTGTCATCAGCCGCTATATCTACGGCACCAGCTATGTCCCGGCGGACGTGGAGATGGCCATAAGGGAAGCGGCCGGCGGGCGGGTGCGCCCGACCATTTCCCGGGTGCTGGCTTTCTGCTACACCTACGATCCCGAGGGGCGGACCTACGTCCTCAGCGTGACGCGCCTGGCGGGGGGCATCATCCTCCTCCTCGCCGCGCTGTTCGTCGTCCTGATCCTCCGGCGGTCCAGGAGGGGGAAGCGCTCCGCTTCCCGGGGCGGAGACTCTGAATGA